A DNA window from Setaria viridis chromosome 2, Setaria_viridis_v4.0, whole genome shotgun sequence contains the following coding sequences:
- the LOC117845254 gene encoding iron-sulfur assembly protein IscA-like 2, mitochondrial isoform X2 — protein sequence MASAGPPLLRRIAPLLNGRIRANHRLLAFSSVVTAAAETTSSAEPEAVVMTENRIRRLKELHTKEPCNKGKMLRLCVEAGGCSGFQFAFLPDDKTNADDRVFEKDGAKLVVDNVSYEFVKGATVDYVEELIRAAFLVSANPSAIGGCSCKSSFNVK from the exons atggcgtcggcgGGCCCCCCACTCCTCCGCCGCATTGCGCCTCTGCTTAACGGCCGCATCCGCGCCAATCACCGCCTTCTCGCCTTCTCCTCcgtcgtcaccgccgccgctgagACAACGTCGTCGGCGGAGCCGGAGGCCGTCGTTATGACGGAGAATCGCATCCGA AGACTGAAAGAGTTGCACACTAAAGAACCATGCAACAAAGGTAAGATGTTGAGACTATGTGTTGAAGCTGGTGGTTGTTCTGGGTTCCAGTTCGCCTTCTTACCCGATGACAAGACAAATGCAGATGATAG GGTCTTTGAGAAAGATGGTGCTAAGTTGGTGGTTGACAATGTCTCGTATGAGTTTGTGAAAGGTGCAACCGTGGATTATGTTGAGGAACTTATTCGTGCAGCATTCCTT GTATCAGCAAATCCAAGTGCAATTGGGGGTTGTAGTTGTAAAAGTTCATTCAATGTCAAATAA
- the LOC117845254 gene encoding iron-sulfur assembly protein IscA-like 2, mitochondrial isoform X1: MASAGPPLLRRIAPLLNGRIRANHRLLAFSSVVTAAAETTSSAEPEAVVMTENRIRRLKELHTKEPCNKGKMLRLCVEAGGCSGFQFAFLPDDKTNADDRVFEKDGAKLVVDNVSYEFVKGATVDYVEELIRAAFLVSFKLHYLFYSTYEHFCLSKDFKAPF, from the exons atggcgtcggcgGGCCCCCCACTCCTCCGCCGCATTGCGCCTCTGCTTAACGGCCGCATCCGCGCCAATCACCGCCTTCTCGCCTTCTCCTCcgtcgtcaccgccgccgctgagACAACGTCGTCGGCGGAGCCGGAGGCCGTCGTTATGACGGAGAATCGCATCCGA AGACTGAAAGAGTTGCACACTAAAGAACCATGCAACAAAGGTAAGATGTTGAGACTATGTGTTGAAGCTGGTGGTTGTTCTGGGTTCCAGTTCGCCTTCTTACCCGATGACAAGACAAATGCAGATGATAG GGTCTTTGAGAAAGATGGTGCTAAGTTGGTGGTTGACAATGTCTCGTATGAGTTTGTGAAAGGTGCAACCGTGGATTATGTTGAGGAACTTATTCGTGCAGCATTCCTTGTTAGTTTTAAACTTCACTATCTCTTCTATTCAACTTATGAACATTTCTGTTTAAGCAAGGATTTCAAGGCACCTTTTTGA